One segment of Metallosphaera cuprina Ar-4 DNA contains the following:
- the soxC gene encoding proton pump complex cytochrome B SoxC: protein MSLGKRVSNWFAERLGLDDLPFFKTPDYMFHANEWLGALVAASFIYTVISGLILLLYYNAAAGYQSTEAIINQVPYGSVVLYSHLYGSYAMIILAYVHMFRNYFVGAYKKPRELLWILGVLMLVLTLGASFLGYSLIGDALAVSAVDVGAGIVTSIPQLSFLIPIIFGNYDTGDYTRVLALHIILVALIGLLFVFHFFLAEHYGMMPSRKVKPKAPAVYTKEEWSKFNPWWPRNFVYMSSLVFMTWGFILAIPNALAYLNGLPQYFNPFMNPKPAPPPNSPAAAHITTYPPWFFLFLYKIADFTSDVVVFLMIGVIIPLIYLLIVPFLDRTDELHPLRRKVFSGIGILMITYLIQTSLWGDLAPGVQVSVKDQVIAYLVPAIIVALGLTFLNPMEQKVRPSSAISPMTSILFVVISLLFSGAVVQLIDYPSPLTFSIAMFLGSLFFLGARSMGSLVLNKNVSRSVPNRPVSEVNTSVMISNEKKKRLAEVIMSILFVLVVVIVAQMWTIPPTGYASNLFGVDLGLVFLMLGESISLYHYVVYKKPTEKEE from the coding sequence ATGAGTTTAGGTAAAAGAGTCTCAAACTGGTTCGCCGAGAGGCTAGGTTTAGACGATCTGCCTTTTTTCAAAACTCCAGACTATATGTTCCACGCTAACGAATGGTTAGGGGCGTTGGTAGCTGCGTCTTTTATTTACACAGTTATATCAGGACTGATACTCCTTCTTTACTACAATGCTGCAGCAGGTTATCAATCTACTGAGGCCATAATCAATCAAGTACCTTATGGCTCCGTAGTACTTTACAGCCACCTCTATGGTTCCTACGCGATGATAATTTTAGCATACGTTCACATGTTCAGGAATTATTTTGTAGGAGCTTATAAGAAACCCAGAGAGTTGTTATGGATTCTAGGAGTTCTGATGTTAGTTCTAACTTTGGGCGCGTCGTTTTTAGGATATAGCCTAATTGGTGATGCCCTTGCTGTAAGTGCCGTTGACGTAGGTGCTGGTATAGTAACTTCTATACCGCAATTGTCCTTCCTCATTCCTATAATATTTGGGAATTACGACACCGGAGATTACACCAGGGTCTTAGCTTTACACATAATTTTAGTCGCGCTTATAGGTTTGCTTTTCGTGTTCCATTTCTTCTTAGCGGAACATTACGGAATGATGCCTTCCAGAAAGGTGAAGCCAAAGGCCCCAGCAGTTTACACTAAGGAGGAATGGTCAAAGTTCAATCCTTGGTGGCCGAGAAACTTCGTATACATGTCCTCCTTGGTCTTCATGACCTGGGGTTTCATCTTAGCTATCCCTAACGCCTTGGCTTACTTGAATGGTTTACCGCAGTACTTCAACCCTTTCATGAATCCGAAACCCGCACCACCTCCTAATAGCCCAGCCGCCGCACACATCACAACCTATCCACCATGGTTCTTCCTCTTCCTCTACAAGATAGCCGATTTCACTAGCGATGTCGTGGTATTCCTAATGATAGGCGTTATAATACCCTTGATTTATCTACTAATAGTGCCGTTTTTAGATAGAACTGATGAATTGCATCCCTTAAGGAGGAAAGTGTTCTCGGGAATCGGGATCCTTATGATAACTTATCTAATACAAACTTCTCTATGGGGCGATCTGGCTCCAGGAGTCCAGGTGAGCGTTAAGGATCAGGTAATTGCATATTTAGTACCTGCTATAATTGTAGCCCTAGGTTTAACGTTTCTCAATCCTATGGAACAAAAAGTTAGGCCCTCTTCTGCCATCTCTCCTATGACCTCGATTCTTTTCGTAGTTATCTCGTTGCTCTTTTCTGGAGCTGTGGTGCAGTTGATAGATTATCCTAGTCCATTAACGTTTTCAATCGCGATGTTCCTAGGCTCTCTCTTCTTCTTAGGGGCAAGATCGATGGGTAGTTTGGTGCTTAACAAAAACGTTAGTAGGAGCGTTCCTAATCGCCCCGTGTCCGAGGTGAATACTTCCGTCATGATCTCGAATGAGAAAAAGAAGAGGTTGGCAGAAGTCATTATGAGCATATTATTTGTCCTGGTTGTGGTTATAGTTGCGCAGATGTGGACTATTCCTCCTACAGGATACGCCTCAAATCTCTTCGGTGTTGACTTAGGTCTAGTGTTTCTTATGTTAGGGGAGTCGATCTCTCTGTACCACTACGTAGTCTATAAGAAGCCCACTGAAAAGGAAGAATAA
- a CDS encoding antibiotic biosynthesis monooxygenase family protein: MINVGFYYKVKKGHEKEFEETFLSVLKTLKESLPGFRDAKLYKNVADPQEYLIYSEWDNLETFREFIKSRAFKETTSYGKSIIDGRPTHRVLQQVNES, from the coding sequence ATGATAAACGTTGGCTTCTACTATAAGGTGAAGAAAGGCCATGAGAAAGAGTTCGAAGAGACTTTTCTATCAGTTCTAAAAACGTTAAAAGAATCGTTACCTGGTTTTAGAGACGCAAAGTTATATAAGAACGTTGCAGATCCACAAGAATACTTAATTTACAGCGAATGGGATAACTTAGAGACTTTTAGAGAGTTCATTAAAAGCCGAGCGTTCAAGGAAACGACGTCATATGGAAAGTCTATAATAGACGGAAGGCCAACTCATCGCGTGCTGCAGCAAGTAAACGAATCCTAG
- a CDS encoding 5-formyltetrahydrofolate cyclo-ligase: MERLAKQEIRERIWKLMEEKGIASFPRPVKGRIPNFKGSVKASNNLTQTREYKEAKVVKSNPDAPQSPFRERALSDKKILLVPTPRLKGEFFLFSEKAWGNPREASKIVNFSRYGENVRLDDIPVIDLVVVGSVAVSPRGNRVGKGEGYSELEYAILREQGKVKETTPVATTVHSIQIVPDVPSEPFDVPVDIIATESSLIKTDGLEKPKGLILEYLTREKVNDTPYLMEYLRRTNRLHLIT; this comes from the coding sequence ATGGAGAGACTAGCTAAGCAAGAAATAAGGGAGAGAATATGGAAGCTTATGGAAGAGAAGGGAATAGCTTCCTTTCCTAGACCTGTCAAAGGAAGGATACCAAATTTCAAGGGGAGCGTTAAAGCGTCTAACAATCTCACTCAGACTAGGGAGTATAAAGAGGCTAAGGTTGTGAAGTCCAACCCAGACGCGCCTCAATCTCCTTTTAGGGAGAGAGCTCTTAGTGACAAGAAGATCCTCTTGGTTCCTACCCCAAGGCTCAAAGGAGAGTTCTTCCTTTTTTCTGAGAAGGCCTGGGGGAACCCTAGAGAGGCTTCCAAGATCGTTAACTTCTCCAGATACGGAGAGAACGTTCGGCTGGATGACATACCGGTAATAGATTTGGTAGTCGTCGGCTCGGTAGCTGTCTCTCCAAGGGGGAACAGGGTCGGAAAGGGTGAAGGCTACAGTGAACTTGAATACGCAATTCTCAGAGAACAGGGAAAAGTTAAGGAAACCACTCCAGTGGCCACAACCGTTCATTCAATCCAGATAGTTCCAGATGTCCCTTCTGAACCTTTTGACGTACCTGTAGACATAATAGCTACCGAAAGTTCCTTAATCAAGACGGATGGATTAGAGAAACCTAAAGGGCTAATTCTAGAGTATCTCACACGTGAAAAGGTGAACGATACACCATATCTAATGGAGTACTTGAGGAGAACTAACAGGTTACACCTAATAACATAA
- the speB gene encoding agmatinase, whose protein sequence is MRQIDALKSPRFSQISTFARLPTCGDERPEAIFMGIPFDDATTYRPGARFGPMGVRDGSRLLRPYNPFQKVYPLDELNVCDGGDVDVIPGHIEETMERIEETLTEYMKRSTLFLVGGDHSITLPILRTVKRVHGKVNLIHFDSHYDFWDSHWGKKYDHGTWLRRSLEEGLLNRVIQIGIRGSLFSHEDVEDGKRLGISSFTIREVKLDLNRVIQEISTLKGPTYISFDIDVVDPAFAPGTGTPEVGGLSSFEALEIIRSLNVQLVGFDVVEISPPYDVSELTSMLGANIIYEAMSLKARLKNGETS, encoded by the coding sequence ATGAGACAAATAGATGCGTTAAAGTCTCCCAGGTTCTCTCAGATTTCGACCTTTGCAAGATTGCCAACGTGCGGAGATGAGAGGCCAGAGGCTATCTTTATGGGAATACCCTTTGACGATGCGACCACTTATAGGCCAGGAGCCAGATTCGGACCAATGGGGGTGAGAGACGGATCGAGACTCCTGAGGCCATACAATCCCTTTCAGAAAGTCTACCCATTAGATGAGCTAAACGTGTGTGACGGGGGAGACGTAGATGTTATTCCTGGCCATATAGAGGAGACTATGGAGAGGATAGAGGAAACTCTAACTGAGTACATGAAGAGGTCAACACTCTTCCTCGTAGGTGGAGACCATTCAATTACACTTCCGATTCTCAGGACAGTAAAAAGGGTTCATGGTAAAGTGAACCTCATTCACTTCGATTCCCACTATGATTTTTGGGACTCTCATTGGGGGAAGAAGTATGATCACGGTACTTGGCTGAGGAGATCCTTAGAGGAGGGCCTATTGAACAGAGTGATCCAGATAGGGATAAGAGGTTCTCTCTTCTCCCACGAGGACGTAGAGGATGGCAAAAGGCTAGGTATCTCCTCGTTCACCATAAGGGAAGTTAAACTTGACCTAAACAGAGTGATCCAGGAGATCTCGACCTTAAAGGGTCCTACATACATTTCCTTTGACATAGACGTTGTAGATCCAGCGTTCGCTCCAGGAACTGGAACTCCAGAGGTAGGAGGGTTGTCCTCCTTCGAGGCCCTAGAGATCATTAGGTCTTTGAACGTTCAGCTTGTAGGATTTGACGTAGTTGAGATCTCACCTCCCTACGACGTTAGTGAGCTAACCTCCATGCTTGGGGCGAACATAATATATGAAGCCATGAGTTTAAAGGCGAGATTGAAAAATGGAGAGACTAGCTAA
- the cpsA gene encoding carboxypeptidase CpsA, giving the protein MEPYQILEEAKKIESKVIELRRTIHAYPELSYQEHRTAGLVSDFLRGLGVEVHENVGLKTAVMGVIRGKRKGVLALRADMDALPLNEETGLPFSSKVPGVMHACGHDAHTAMLLGVASILTKHLDEIGEVRLLFQPAEEDGGRGGALPMIEAGVMNGVDYVFGLHVMSGYPSGVLATREGPLMARPDSFKVEIVGRGGHGSAPHETIDPVYISALIINAIQGIRSRQVNPLEPFVLSVTSVHSGTKDNIIPDRAMMEGTIRTLNDNVREAVIRSFQDVVKGICEAYGAQCRIEFKENPYPVTVNDPETTREVKEVLAQIPGVEVRDVPPVLGGEDFSRFLQRAKGSFIFLGTRNERENIVYPNHSSKFTVDESSLKIGVTSLSLLAMRFSR; this is encoded by the coding sequence ATGGAACCATATCAGATCTTAGAGGAGGCGAAAAAGATTGAGTCAAAGGTCATAGAACTGAGGAGAACGATCCATGCCTATCCTGAGCTCTCTTATCAAGAACATAGGACCGCAGGACTTGTCTCGGACTTCCTTAGGGGGTTAGGAGTGGAGGTTCATGAGAACGTAGGACTAAAAACTGCGGTCATGGGAGTGATAAGGGGGAAAAGAAAGGGGGTGTTAGCTCTAAGGGCGGATATGGATGCCCTTCCCTTAAATGAGGAAACGGGACTTCCTTTCTCCTCTAAAGTTCCTGGGGTTATGCACGCTTGTGGACATGACGCCCACACAGCGATGTTATTGGGAGTTGCTTCAATATTAACTAAACATCTAGACGAAATTGGAGAGGTGAGGCTTCTCTTTCAACCTGCCGAGGAAGATGGGGGGAGAGGCGGAGCCCTTCCAATGATAGAGGCGGGCGTGATGAACGGAGTGGATTACGTGTTCGGATTACACGTCATGTCAGGTTACCCTAGTGGGGTTTTAGCTACTAGAGAAGGACCACTAATGGCCAGACCAGACTCTTTTAAGGTTGAGATAGTTGGGAGAGGCGGACACGGATCCGCTCCTCACGAAACTATAGACCCAGTTTACATATCAGCCCTGATCATTAACGCAATTCAAGGTATCAGATCTAGGCAGGTCAACCCATTAGAACCTTTCGTCTTATCTGTTACTAGCGTTCACTCTGGAACGAAAGATAACATAATACCTGACAGAGCAATGATGGAGGGAACGATAAGGACTCTAAACGACAACGTTAGGGAGGCAGTCATAAGGTCCTTTCAAGACGTCGTGAAAGGGATATGTGAAGCCTACGGCGCTCAGTGCAGGATCGAATTCAAGGAAAATCCATACCCAGTAACAGTAAACGATCCTGAGACTACCAGAGAGGTGAAGGAAGTTCTAGCTCAGATCCCTGGAGTTGAAGTAAGAGACGTTCCTCCAGTGTTAGGAGGTGAGGATTTCTCCAGGTTCCTCCAGAGGGCTAAGGGCTCCTTTATCTTCCTAGGAACTAGAAACGAAAGGGAAAACATAGTGTATCCAAATCACAGCTCAAAGTTTACAGTTGATGAGAGCTCGCTCAAGATAGGAGTGACCTCACTATCCCTCCTAGCAATGAGGTTCTCTAGATAG
- a CDS encoding TRASH domain-containing protein: MTNENELTELEYKVLSYLREDSRMSASKIAKELGVSRTSVAKAIQSLREKGVKFTVEYYEKDKLTVFSISENCPNGFACYKLIDGKYLVIMEARMEQMVDLLSKLKSSSYYVSVGKEGFTKVKRSKLVCDYCGGEIKGEPILLKRGKKIYYTCCKACSSEMEKKLNVVS, encoded by the coding sequence GTGACAAACGAAAACGAATTAACGGAATTAGAATACAAAGTTCTGAGTTACCTCAGAGAGGACTCTAGAATGAGCGCAAGCAAGATAGCTAAGGAGCTAGGAGTGAGTAGGACGTCTGTAGCTAAGGCAATCCAATCCCTTCGAGAGAAGGGAGTTAAGTTCACTGTTGAGTACTATGAAAAGGACAAGTTAACCGTGTTCTCGATAAGTGAGAACTGCCCTAATGGTTTCGCGTGCTATAAACTGATCGATGGAAAATATCTCGTGATAATGGAGGCGAGAATGGAACAAATGGTTGACTTGTTGTCTAAACTTAAAAGTTCAAGCTATTACGTGTCAGTTGGTAAAGAGGGATTCACTAAAGTTAAGAGATCTAAGCTGGTGTGCGACTATTGTGGAGGAGAAATCAAAGGTGAACCTATCCTATTGAAAAGAGGGAAAAAGATATACTACACGTGCTGTAAAGCATGTAGCTCTGAAATGGAGAAGAAACTTAATGTAGTAAGCTAA
- a CDS encoding YHS domain-containing protein — protein sequence MMDPVCGMEVNETTNLKTMYKGKMYYFCSSHCKSAFEKDPEAYLKGGPKGMPHGH from the coding sequence ATGATGGATCCGGTATGTGGAATGGAGGTGAACGAAACCACTAACCTGAAGACTATGTATAAGGGTAAGATGTATTACTTTTGTAGTTCTCATTGTAAATCAGCGTTTGAAAAGGATCCCGAGGCCTACCTAAAGGGTGGGCCAAAGGGGATGCCACATGGACACTAA